Proteins from one Streptosporangium becharense genomic window:
- the ilvD gene encoding dihydroxy-acid dehydratase, whose protein sequence is MPALRSRTVTHGRNMVGARALLRATGVAGGDFGKPIIAVANSFTQFVPGHVHLREVGDLVSGAIREAGAIPREFNTIAVDDGIAMGHGGMLYSLPSRELIADAVEYMVNAHCADALICVSNCDKITPGMLLAAFRLNIPTIFVSGGPMEAGKTPGRKLDLIDPMIAAADENVSDAELLEMEENACPTCGSCSGMFTANSMNCLAEAIGLALPGNGTILATHRARKKLFEDAGRQLVEITRRYYEDGDESVLPRNIATREAFENAMTLDVAMGGSTNTILHILAAAREAEVDFGLKEINEISLRVPCLCKVAPATSKYHIEDVHRAGGIPAILGELDRAGLFHRDVPSVSGGTMGDYLDAWDPRSDKALPEALELWHAAPGNVRTVKPYSQDNRWDSLDLDRAEGCVRDLEHAYTRDGGLAVLYGNIAVDGCIVKTAGVDESIWRFSGPAVVFESQEEAVEGILNNRVKAGDVVVIRYEGPKGGPGMQEMLYPTSFLKGKGLGKACALITDGRFSGGTSGLSIGHASPEAAEGGTIALVRDGDTIEIDIPGRSIELRVAQEELAARRERLLTELGGYRPRDRQRPVSTALQAYAALTTSASTGASRDLSQLSR, encoded by the coding sequence ATGCCCGCCCTCAGGTCTCGTACGGTCACTCACGGCAGGAACATGGTCGGAGCCCGGGCCCTGCTCCGGGCGACCGGCGTAGCGGGCGGCGACTTCGGCAAGCCCATCATCGCGGTGGCCAACAGCTTCACCCAGTTCGTCCCCGGCCACGTCCACCTGCGCGAGGTCGGAGACCTGGTCTCGGGGGCCATCCGCGAGGCCGGGGCGATCCCGCGCGAGTTCAACACGATCGCGGTCGACGACGGCATCGCGATGGGCCACGGCGGCATGCTCTACTCGCTGCCCAGCCGCGAGCTGATCGCCGACGCCGTCGAGTACATGGTCAACGCCCACTGCGCCGACGCCCTGATCTGCGTGTCCAACTGCGACAAGATCACCCCCGGCATGCTGCTGGCCGCGTTCAGGCTGAACATCCCGACGATCTTCGTCTCCGGCGGCCCCATGGAGGCCGGCAAGACACCGGGCAGGAAGCTCGACCTGATCGACCCGATGATCGCCGCCGCGGACGAGAACGTCTCCGACGCCGAGCTGCTGGAGATGGAGGAGAACGCCTGCCCGACCTGCGGTTCGTGCAGCGGCATGTTCACCGCCAACTCGATGAACTGCCTCGCCGAGGCGATCGGGCTGGCGCTGCCCGGCAACGGCACGATCCTGGCCACGCACCGGGCGCGCAAGAAGCTGTTCGAGGACGCCGGGCGGCAGCTGGTGGAGATCACCCGCCGTTACTACGAGGACGGCGACGAGAGCGTCCTGCCGCGCAACATCGCCACCAGGGAAGCCTTCGAGAACGCCATGACGCTCGACGTGGCGATGGGCGGTTCGACCAACACGATCCTGCACATCCTGGCCGCGGCCCGCGAGGCCGAAGTCGACTTCGGCCTCAAGGAGATCAACGAGATCTCACTGCGCGTGCCCTGCCTGTGCAAGGTCGCCCCGGCGACCTCCAAGTACCACATCGAGGACGTCCACCGGGCCGGTGGCATCCCGGCCATCCTGGGCGAGCTCGACCGGGCGGGTCTGTTCCACCGCGACGTGCCCAGTGTCAGCGGGGGCACCATGGGCGACTACCTCGACGCCTGGGACCCGCGCTCGGACAAGGCCCTGCCCGAGGCTCTGGAGCTCTGGCACGCCGCACCGGGCAACGTGCGCACCGTCAAGCCCTACTCCCAGGACAACCGCTGGGACTCTCTCGACCTCGACCGGGCCGAGGGCTGCGTGCGCGACCTCGAACACGCCTACACCCGCGACGGCGGGCTCGCCGTCCTCTACGGCAACATCGCCGTCGACGGCTGCATCGTCAAGACGGCCGGAGTGGACGAGTCGATCTGGCGCTTCTCAGGACCGGCGGTGGTCTTCGAGTCGCAGGAGGAGGCCGTCGAGGGCATCCTCAACAACAGGGTCAAGGCGGGCGACGTCGTGGTGATCCGTTACGAGGGCCCCAAGGGGGGGCCGGGCATGCAGGAGATGCTCTACCCGACCTCGTTCCTGAAGGGCAAGGGCCTGGGCAAGGCCTGCGCGCTGATCACCGACGGCCGGTTCTCCGGCGGCACGAGCGGGCTGTCCATCGGGCACGCCTCCCCCGAGGCCGCCGAGGGCGGCACCATCGCGCTGGTCCGGGACGGCGACACCATCGAGATCGACATCCCGGGCCGCTCGATCGAGCTCCGGGTCGCCCAGGAGGAGCTGGCGGCCCGGCGCGAGCGGCTCCTGACCGAGCTGGGTGGCTACCGCCCGCGCGACCGGCAGCGTCCGGTGAGCACCGCGTTGCAGGCCTACGCCGCGCTCACCACCTCCGCCTCGACCGGTGCCTCACGCGACCTGTCGCAGCTCTCGCGCTGA
- a CDS encoding ribose-5-phosphate isomerase, whose product MRVYIGADHAGYELKNHVVSWLKEHGHEVTDCGPFVYDAEDDYPPFVLRAAEGVAADPGSLGVVIGGSGNGEQIAANKVRGVRAALAWSEETAELARQHNDANVVSLGARMHTLDEATRFVEIFLRTPYSGAERHSRRIAQLTSYETTGELPSLP is encoded by the coding sequence GTGCGCGTCTACATCGGTGCCGACCATGCCGGCTATGAGCTCAAGAACCACGTCGTCTCCTGGCTGAAGGAGCACGGCCACGAGGTCACGGACTGCGGTCCTTTCGTCTACGACGCCGAGGACGACTACCCGCCGTTCGTGCTGCGGGCGGCGGAGGGCGTCGCCGCAGACCCCGGCAGCCTCGGGGTCGTCATCGGCGGCTCAGGCAACGGCGAGCAGATCGCCGCGAACAAGGTGCGCGGCGTCCGTGCCGCCCTGGCCTGGAGCGAGGAGACCGCCGAGCTCGCCCGCCAGCACAACGACGCCAACGTCGTCAGCCTCGGTGCGCGGATGCACACCCTGGACGAGGCGACCCGGTTCGTCGAGATCTTCCTGCGGACCCCCTACTCGGGAGCCGAGCGGCACAGCCGCCGGATCGCCCAGCTCACCTCGTACGAGACGACCGGCGAGCTTCCGTCCCTGCCGTGA
- a CDS encoding DUF5130 family protein, with protein MQTLTATEADDVRDALLAAERRTGLRFAAYAGPAVGPRRHFSERLHAALGEEADRAVLVFVDQRGRGLEIVTGRRARERLSDADCRLAAASMAAILGTGDLVGGIVAGVWLLGDRVSRQG; from the coding sequence ATGCAGACCCTGACCGCGACGGAGGCGGACGACGTCCGCGATGCGCTGCTGGCCGCCGAGAGACGCACCGGGCTGCGTTTCGCCGCCTACGCCGGACCGGCGGTCGGCCCGCGCCGTCACTTCTCCGAGCGGCTGCACGCCGCGCTGGGGGAGGAGGCCGATCGTGCGGTGCTCGTCTTCGTGGACCAGCGGGGACGAGGCCTGGAGATCGTCACGGGCCGCCGGGCCCGGGAGCGGCTCTCCGACGCCGACTGCCGGCTGGCCGCGGCGTCGATGGCCGCCATCCTCGGCACGGGCGATCTGGTGGGCGGCATCGTCGCCGGGGTGTGGCTGCTGGGGGACCGGGTGTCGCGGCAGGGGTGA
- the def gene encoding peptide deformylase: protein MRDIRVVGDPVLRTPAEPVTDFDRELRRLIDEMFEVMYRAQGVGLAGPQIGVSRQIFVYDCSNRKGHVINPELIVDDDAEVLSEEGCLSVPDRATGTPIYAKTPRAAGVTVRGLDRLGRPVQVKARGMLARCFQHETDHLGGRLYVDRLAKEAARKVLLQAP from the coding sequence ATGCGTGACATCCGAGTGGTCGGAGATCCGGTCCTGCGCACGCCCGCCGAGCCCGTCACCGACTTCGACCGCGAGTTGCGGCGACTCATCGACGAGATGTTCGAGGTGATGTACCGCGCCCAGGGCGTCGGCCTGGCCGGCCCGCAGATCGGCGTGTCGAGGCAGATCTTCGTCTACGACTGCAGCAACCGCAAAGGGCATGTGATCAACCCGGAGCTGATCGTCGACGACGATGCCGAGGTCCTCAGCGAGGAGGGGTGCCTGTCGGTCCCCGACCGTGCGACCGGCACCCCGATCTACGCCAAGACGCCCCGAGCCGCCGGGGTCACCGTCCGCGGGCTGGACCGGCTGGGCCGCCCGGTCCAGGTCAAGGCCCGCGGCATGCTCGCGCGCTGCTTCCAGCACGAGACCGACCACCTCGGCGGCAGGCTGTACGTGGACCGGCTGGCCAAGGAGGCCGCCAGGAAGGTCCTGCTCCAGGCGCCCTGA
- the pepN gene encoding aminopeptidase N: MAGNLTRDEARERARLLSVQSYAVELDLTEGEERFESVTTVRFTCTRPGAETFIDLAGAKVRRVVLNGVELDVDGYDPEAGRLPLPGLAEANELRVDADCSYSRTGEGLHRFVDPVDKNVYLHSQFETADAHRMYACFDQPDLKATFELTVLAPSTWEVVSNAAADETLELPEHHGKHGALQAAKRWHFPPTPVMSTYITALCAGPYHKVTSEHDGIPLGLYCRASLAEHLDPENLFEVTRQGFDFFHRVFGVRYPFGKYDQLFVPEFNAGAMENAGCVTFLEDYVFRSRVTDAVIERRAETILHEMAHMWFGDLVTMRWWDDLWLNESFATYASVLCQAEATRWGQGAWTTFANVEKAWAYRQDQLPSTHPIAADIVDMQAVEVNFDGITYAKGASVLKQLVAYVGLDNFLAGVRDYFAEHAWKNTTLADLLVALERTSGRDLSSWSKEWLETSWVNTLRPSFTTDAEGRFLTFDVLQEAPADYPTLRSHRVAIGLYSLRGEELVRVKRVELDVVGARTAVPDLVGEVQPDLVLINDDDLTYAKVRLDERSLRTLVEGGISRFSESLPRALCWSAAWDMTRDAEMSTRDYLALVVSGIESVKDITVAQTVLRQARQAVQQYADPAWRAEGMSRLASALRALVTAAEPGSDHQLAYVNALAATAVSEDDLAFLAALLDGSLVLDGLTVDADLRWTLIQGLVSGGVLGEEAIAEELVRDATATGERSAANARAAIPTAEGKERAWASITGGDLSGAVLRSTILGFMDPRHPELLEPYAEKYFSEIGRIWKTWTSDSAQNFANGCYPALAISPETVARTQDLISAEQPPQALRRLLLEGADGISRALRAQAKDTTAG, encoded by the coding sequence GTGGCAGGCAATCTGACCCGTGACGAGGCGCGCGAGCGCGCACGGCTGCTCAGCGTGCAGTCATATGCGGTGGAACTCGACCTGACCGAGGGGGAGGAGCGCTTCGAGAGCGTCACCACGGTCCGCTTCACCTGCACCCGGCCAGGCGCGGAGACGTTCATCGACCTGGCCGGCGCCAAGGTGCGCAGGGTCGTCCTGAACGGCGTCGAGCTGGACGTCGACGGATACGACCCGGAAGCCGGGCGACTGCCGCTGCCGGGCCTGGCGGAGGCCAACGAACTGCGCGTCGACGCCGACTGCTCCTACAGCCGCACCGGTGAGGGCCTGCACCGGTTCGTCGACCCGGTCGACAAGAACGTGTACCTGCACAGCCAGTTCGAGACGGCGGACGCCCACCGGATGTACGCCTGCTTCGACCAGCCCGACCTCAAGGCGACCTTCGAGCTGACCGTGCTCGCGCCGTCCACCTGGGAGGTCGTCTCCAACGCGGCGGCCGACGAGACGCTGGAGCTGCCGGAGCACCACGGCAAGCACGGCGCCCTGCAGGCGGCCAAGCGCTGGCACTTCCCGCCGACCCCGGTGATGTCGACCTACATCACCGCGCTGTGCGCCGGCCCTTACCACAAGGTGACCTCCGAGCACGACGGCATCCCCCTGGGACTGTACTGCCGGGCCTCCCTCGCCGAGCACCTCGATCCGGAGAACCTCTTCGAGGTCACCCGGCAGGGCTTCGACTTCTTCCACCGGGTCTTCGGGGTCCGCTACCCGTTCGGCAAGTACGACCAGCTCTTCGTGCCGGAGTTCAACGCCGGCGCGATGGAGAACGCCGGATGCGTGACCTTCCTGGAGGACTACGTCTTCCGCTCGCGCGTCACCGACGCGGTGATCGAGCGCCGCGCCGAGACGATCCTGCACGAGATGGCGCACATGTGGTTCGGCGACCTGGTCACCATGCGCTGGTGGGACGACCTGTGGCTGAACGAGTCGTTCGCCACCTACGCCTCGGTGCTCTGCCAGGCGGAGGCCACCCGCTGGGGCCAGGGGGCGTGGACGACCTTCGCCAACGTGGAGAAGGCATGGGCCTACCGCCAGGACCAGCTGCCCTCGACCCACCCCATCGCGGCCGACATCGTCGACATGCAGGCGGTCGAGGTCAACTTCGACGGCATCACCTACGCCAAGGGCGCCTCGGTCCTCAAGCAGCTCGTCGCCTACGTGGGTCTGGACAACTTCCTGGCCGGCGTCCGCGACTACTTCGCCGAGCACGCCTGGAAGAACACCACCCTCGCCGACCTGCTGGTCGCGCTGGAGCGCACCTCCGGCCGTGACCTGTCCTCCTGGTCCAAGGAGTGGCTGGAGACCTCCTGGGTCAACACCCTGCGTCCGTCGTTCACCACCGACGCCGAGGGCCGCTTCCTGACCTTCGACGTGCTGCAGGAGGCGCCGGCCGACTACCCGACGCTGCGCTCACACCGCGTCGCCATCGGCCTGTACTCCCTGCGGGGTGAGGAGCTGGTCCGGGTCAAGCGGGTCGAGCTCGACGTGGTCGGCGCGCGCACCGCGGTGCCCGACCTGGTCGGCGAGGTGCAGCCCGACCTGGTCCTGATCAACGACGACGACCTGACCTACGCCAAGGTCCGGCTCGACGAGCGTTCGCTGCGCACCCTCGTCGAGGGCGGCATCAGCAGGTTCAGCGAGTCCCTGCCGCGCGCTCTGTGCTGGTCGGCGGCCTGGGACATGACCCGCGACGCCGAGATGTCCACCCGCGACTACCTCGCGCTGGTCGTCTCCGGGATCGAGTCGGTCAAGGACATCACGGTCGCCCAGACCGTGCTCCGCCAGGCCCGCCAGGCGGTCCAGCAGTACGCCGACCCGGCCTGGCGCGCCGAGGGCATGTCCCGCCTGGCCTCCGCGCTCCGCGCGCTCGTCACCGCTGCCGAACCCGGCTCCGACCACCAGCTGGCGTACGTGAACGCGCTGGCGGCCACGGCGGTCTCCGAGGACGACCTGGCCTTCCTGGCCGCCCTGCTGGACGGCTCGCTCGTGCTCGACGGCCTCACCGTCGACGCCGACCTGCGCTGGACGCTGATCCAGGGCCTGGTCTCCGGCGGAGTGCTCGGTGAGGAGGCCATCGCCGAGGAACTCGTGCGCGACGCCACCGCCACCGGCGAGCGCTCCGCGGCGAACGCCCGCGCCGCCATCCCGACGGCCGAGGGCAAGGAGAGGGCCTGGGCCTCGATCACCGGCGGTGACCTGAGCGGGGCGGTGCTCCGCTCGACGATCCTCGGCTTCATGGACCCGCGCCACCCGGAGCTGCTGGAGCCGTACGCGGAGAAGTACTTCTCCGAGATCGGCCGGATCTGGAAGACCTGGACGTCCGACAGCGCCCAGAACTTCGCCAACGGCTGCTACCCGGCGCTGGCCATCTCCCCGGAGACCGTCGCCAGGACCCAGGACCTCATCTCCGCCGAGCAGCCGCCGCAGGCCCTGCGACGGCTGCTGCTGGAGGGGGCGGACGGCATCAGCCGGGCGCTGCGTGCCCAGGCCAAGGACACGACGGCGGGCTGA
- a CDS encoding aldehyde dehydrogenase family protein, producing MRHLYLNGAWQPSASREGIDVVNPATEETIDRVPAGSPADVEVAVAAARAAFPAWSATSAAERGKILAAAAGLIRDRSAELARIIATDMGAPYGLAMNVQTLVPAGVLASYAQLAETYDFEGGRVGNSRILREPVGVVAAITPWNYPLHQIVCKVAPALAAGCTVVLKPSEVAPLAAYALVGILQEAGLPAGVLNMVSGHGPVVGEALATHPDVDMVSFTGSTRAGRRVASLAAETVKRVALELGGKSASVILPDADLRTAVKATVANAFVNSGQTCSAWTRMIVHRDQYDEAVALAAEAAAKYTVGDPFDETTRLGPLVSAAQRDRVVRYINRGQEEGARLVVGGADRPLDRGFYVEPTVFAGVEPGMVIEQEEIFGPVLAIIPYSRGEDEAVAIANGTPYGLAGAVWAGDEERAVSTARRLRTGQVSVNGGRFNPLAPFGGYKQSGLGRELGEFGLEEFLEIKSLQL from the coding sequence ATGCGGCACCTTTATCTGAACGGAGCCTGGCAGCCCTCGGCGTCGCGCGAGGGCATCGACGTGGTCAATCCGGCGACCGAGGAGACGATCGACCGGGTGCCCGCCGGGTCGCCCGCGGACGTCGAGGTCGCCGTGGCCGCCGCCCGCGCGGCCTTCCCCGCCTGGTCCGCCACCTCGGCCGCGGAGCGGGGCAAGATCCTCGCCGCGGCGGCCGGGCTGATCCGCGACCGCTCCGCCGAGCTGGCCAGGATCATCGCCACCGACATGGGCGCCCCGTACGGGCTGGCGATGAACGTGCAGACGCTGGTGCCGGCCGGGGTGCTGGCCTCCTACGCCCAGCTCGCCGAGACCTACGACTTCGAGGGCGGGCGGGTGGGCAACTCCCGCATCCTCCGCGAGCCGGTCGGCGTGGTCGCCGCCATCACACCGTGGAACTACCCGCTCCACCAGATCGTCTGCAAGGTGGCCCCGGCGCTGGCCGCCGGCTGCACGGTCGTGCTGAAGCCCAGCGAGGTCGCGCCGCTGGCGGCCTACGCGCTCGTCGGAATCCTCCAGGAGGCGGGACTGCCCGCCGGGGTCCTCAACATGGTCAGCGGCCACGGCCCGGTGGTGGGCGAGGCACTGGCCACCCACCCCGACGTGGACATGGTGTCGTTCACCGGCTCCACCAGGGCCGGGCGCCGCGTCGCCTCCCTGGCCGCCGAGACCGTCAAGCGGGTGGCCCTGGAGCTCGGCGGCAAGTCCGCCAGCGTGATCCTGCCGGATGCCGACCTGCGCACGGCCGTCAAGGCGACGGTGGCCAACGCCTTCGTCAACTCCGGCCAGACCTGCTCCGCCTGGACCCGCATGATCGTCCATCGCGACCAGTACGACGAGGCCGTCGCCCTCGCCGCCGAGGCCGCCGCGAAGTACACCGTCGGCGACCCCTTCGACGAGACCACCAGGCTCGGGCCGCTCGTCTCCGCCGCCCAGCGCGACCGGGTGGTCCGCTACATCAACCGGGGCCAGGAGGAGGGGGCCCGGCTGGTCGTCGGCGGTGCCGACCGTCCGCTGGACCGGGGTTTCTACGTGGAGCCCACGGTTTTCGCCGGGGTGGAGCCGGGAATGGTCATCGAGCAGGAGGAGATCTTCGGCCCGGTCCTGGCGATCATCCCGTACTCCCGCGGCGAGGACGAGGCCGTCGCCATCGCCAACGGCACCCCGTACGGCCTGGCGGGCGCGGTGTGGGCCGGCGACGAGGAGCGCGCGGTCTCGACCGCCCGTCGGCTGCGCACCGGCCAGGTCTCCGTCAACGGCGGGCGCTTCAACCCGCTGGCGCCCTTCGGCGGCTACAAGCAGTCGGGTCTCGGCCGCGAACTGGGCGAGTTCGGTCTGGAGGAGTTCCTGGAGATCAAGTCGCTCCAGCTCTGA
- a CDS encoding nuclease-related domain-containing protein encodes MDSGQVPEDGNTTSPIWVSDRQADDRPTSRPAAPASAYALIGRASLRGLLDDPKHRHLRRRVFVALGVGVLAGILLASWQLGFTAAVVAAIVDTVLHARADSSVPAWRRASVAERRTEVQLKRLERGGYRTLHARAIPGSEAQIDHLVVGPTGVYAVDSEKWDKRLPVRVQSHRKLFHGPFNQKARLDEAHWEATQAGELIGRELGREITIVPSLAIYGPAIPWKVLNVREVDVFDGGHVRKWITKRERSLTDIEIEKIYEAAERVLPARYPEN; translated from the coding sequence GTGGATTCCGGTCAGGTACCAGAAGACGGTAACACTACGTCACCGATTTGGGTCAGCGACCGACAGGCCGACGACCGGCCGACGTCTCGACCCGCCGCGCCCGCATCCGCGTACGCGCTCATCGGACGCGCCTCGCTGCGCGGCCTGCTCGACGATCCCAAGCACCGCCACCTGCGCAGACGCGTGTTCGTCGCGCTCGGCGTCGGCGTGCTCGCGGGCATTCTGCTGGCCAGCTGGCAGCTGGGTTTCACCGCCGCCGTCGTCGCGGCGATCGTCGACACGGTGCTGCACGCCCGGGCCGACTCCTCGGTTCCCGCCTGGCGGCGTGCCTCGGTCGCGGAGCGGCGCACGGAGGTCCAGCTCAAGAGGCTGGAGCGGGGCGGCTACCGGACCCTGCACGCCCGGGCGATTCCCGGCAGCGAGGCGCAGATCGACCATCTGGTCGTGGGCCCGACCGGCGTCTACGCGGTCGACTCCGAGAAGTGGGACAAGCGCCTCCCGGTCCGCGTCCAGTCGCACCGCAAGCTGTTCCACGGCCCGTTCAACCAGAAGGCCCGCCTGGACGAGGCGCACTGGGAGGCGACCCAGGCCGGGGAGCTGATCGGCCGGGAGCTGGGTCGCGAGATCACCATCGTCCCGTCCCTGGCGATCTACGGACCGGCCATCCCGTGGAAGGTCCTCAACGTCCGCGAGGTCGACGTCTTCGACGGCGGCCACGTCCGTAAATGGATCACCAAGCGCGAACGGTCACTCACCGACATCGAGATCGAGAAGATCTACGAGGCCGCCGAGCGCGTCCTTCCCGCGCGTTACCCGGAGAACTGA
- a CDS encoding GNAT family N-acetyltransferase: MTLNLRPVSEAEWPDWIMVDEEAYATPIPPHRNDLYRGTAELDRSLGVFDGDLLVGTAAVCSFTMTVPGGPIPVAGVTAISVLPSHRRRGILSSLMTRQLSDLHEKGEAVAALYASEAAIYGRFGYGRATDSLTFRIPTASAAFAPHAPVDPALRLRIARPAEERPLLEKIFDAVLERRPGMYARTPARWNMVLTDHSADQHGAGPLRAVVVEDGSGPRGYALFRIRPGFDDHDIPNGELRVRELFALDPAAYALLWRHLLDRDLVSHVTAGGRPSDDPLIHLLAEPRRLGALWSDELWVRVVDVERALPARRYAAPVDVVIEVEDTLCPWNARRWRLTAGPSGAVCIPTGDPADLTLPVSALGAAYLGGRGLMPLSAAGVVRESREGAARELSAAMRWDPAPWAGLLF, from the coding sequence ATGACTCTTAACCTACGCCCTGTTTCCGAGGCGGAATGGCCCGACTGGATCATGGTCGATGAGGAGGCGTACGCCACCCCGATTCCGCCGCACCGCAACGATCTGTACCGGGGCACCGCGGAGCTCGACCGTTCGCTTGGCGTCTTCGACGGTGACTTGCTGGTCGGTACCGCCGCGGTGTGCAGCTTCACCATGACGGTTCCCGGCGGACCGATCCCGGTCGCCGGTGTCACCGCGATCTCCGTGCTGCCCTCGCACCGGCGCCGGGGCATCCTGTCCTCGTTGATGACCCGGCAGTTGTCCGACCTGCATGAGAAGGGTGAGGCGGTCGCCGCGCTCTACGCGTCGGAAGCCGCGATCTACGGGCGGTTCGGGTACGGCCGGGCGACCGACTCCCTGACGTTCCGCATCCCCACGGCGAGTGCCGCCTTCGCCCCGCACGCCCCGGTCGATCCGGCGCTGCGGCTGCGGATCGCCAGGCCCGCCGAGGAGCGGCCCCTCCTTGAGAAGATCTTCGACGCGGTGCTCGAGCGCCGGCCGGGGATGTACGCCCGTACGCCCGCGCGCTGGAACATGGTGCTGACCGACCACAGTGCCGACCAGCACGGCGCCGGGCCGCTGCGTGCCGTGGTGGTCGAGGACGGGAGCGGTCCCCGCGGCTACGCCCTCTTCCGGATCAGGCCGGGCTTCGACGACCACGACATCCCGAACGGCGAACTGCGGGTCCGGGAGCTGTTCGCCCTCGACCCCGCCGCGTACGCGCTGCTGTGGCGGCACCTGCTGGACCGCGACCTGGTCTCGCACGTCACGGCCGGCGGCCGCCCGTCGGACGACCCGCTGATCCATCTGCTGGCCGAACCGCGCAGGCTCGGCGCGTTGTGGAGCGACGAGCTGTGGGTCCGGGTCGTCGACGTCGAGCGGGCGCTGCCGGCCCGTCGCTACGCGGCGCCGGTGGACGTGGTGATCGAGGTGGAGGACACCCTGTGCCCGTGGAACGCCCGGCGCTGGCGGCTGACCGCCGGCCCGTCCGGTGCCGTCTGCATCCCCACCGGGGACCCGGCGGACCTGACGCTCCCGGTGAGCGCGCTTGGCGCGGCCTACCTGGGCGGACGCGGGCTGATGCCGCTGAGCGCGGCAGGAGTGGTGCGCGAGTCGCGTGAGGGGGCGGCCCGGGAGCTGTCCGCCGCGATGCGCTGGGACCCGGCTCCCTGGGCCGGTCTGCTCTTCTGA
- a CDS encoding Pycsar system effector family protein, whose product MLRSVWDALPGRLPGGAARAQEHDPIVGYVRETRAEARREVRRADETAAILLAVTGAAAGGVVAGLLDGRLRPGELPGQVEWLWWAGMFFWLLGLLMLAAALHPRSARLAGRSVERRRSYPGGFTVSSPAGPARDGRGHDARLRLDLVVLDIRSLGAVADAKERYVRRGIVLMLFSLACCVSSVLIGRSL is encoded by the coding sequence GTGTTGAGGAGCGTGTGGGACGCACTGCCGGGGCGGCTCCCCGGGGGGGCCGCGCGGGCGCAGGAGCACGATCCGATCGTCGGTTACGTCCGGGAGACGCGTGCCGAGGCCCGGCGGGAGGTCCGCAGGGCCGACGAGACGGCCGCCATCCTGCTGGCCGTCACCGGAGCCGCCGCCGGCGGCGTCGTGGCCGGGCTGCTGGACGGCAGGCTGCGGCCCGGCGAACTGCCCGGCCAGGTGGAGTGGCTGTGGTGGGCCGGGATGTTCTTCTGGCTGCTCGGGCTCCTCATGCTCGCCGCCGCGCTTCATCCGCGCAGCGCGCGGCTGGCCGGCCGCTCCGTGGAACGCCGCCGCTCCTACCCGGGCGGGTTCACCGTGTCCTCCCCCGCCGGACCGGCGCGCGACGGGCGGGGACACGACGCACGGCTCCGGCTCGACCTGGTCGTGCTGGACATCAGGTCTCTCGGCGCCGTCGCGGACGCCAAGGAGCGCTACGTCCGCAGGGGGATCGTGCTGATGCTGTTCTCCCTCGCCTGCTGCGTGTCGTCGGTGCTCATCGGCCGGTCGCTCTGA
- a CDS encoding mycothiol-dependent nitroreductase Rv2466c family protein: MTERIPVDLWFDPFCPFAWMTSRWLLEVEKVRSIEPRWHIMSLKILNEDKEIPAEYRELTEKALGPARVVAAVQHKYDSETVGRLYTELGVRFHNRGGLKEPDRLRELVEESLAAAGLDRGFADAMDSEEFDEVLRASHDDGINRVGQDVGTPVIAVGDVAFFGPVVSPAPKGEEAGRLWDGVRLVAGFDGFFEIKRTRTRPPIFD; the protein is encoded by the coding sequence ATGACTGAGCGAATCCCCGTCGATCTCTGGTTCGACCCCTTCTGCCCGTTCGCCTGGATGACGTCCCGCTGGTTGCTGGAGGTGGAGAAGGTCCGATCGATCGAGCCCCGCTGGCACATCATGAGCTTGAAGATCCTCAACGAGGACAAGGAGATCCCCGCCGAGTACCGGGAGCTGACGGAGAAGGCCCTCGGCCCGGCCCGCGTGGTCGCCGCCGTGCAGCACAAGTACGACTCCGAGACCGTCGGCCGCCTCTACACCGAGCTCGGTGTCCGCTTCCACAACCGGGGCGGGCTCAAGGAGCCGGACCGTCTCCGCGAGCTCGTGGAGGAGTCCCTGGCCGCGGCCGGACTGGACCGCGGGTTCGCCGACGCGATGGACTCCGAGGAGTTCGACGAGGTGCTCCGTGCCTCGCACGACGACGGCATCAACCGGGTCGGTCAGGACGTCGGCACCCCGGTGATCGCGGTCGGGGACGTCGCGTTCTTCGGTCCGGTCGTCTCGCCCGCTCCCAAGGGTGAGGAGGCGGGCAGGCTGTGGGACGGAGTCCGGCTGGTCGCCGGATTCGACGGCTTCTTCGAGATCAAGCGCACCCGGACCCGGCCCCCGATCTTCGACTGA